One Spinacia oleracea cultivar Varoflay chromosome 4, BTI_SOV_V1, whole genome shotgun sequence DNA segment encodes these proteins:
- the LOC110793924 gene encoding PRA1 family protein E — MSTKPLPTSTNPNYGTIPTTTTSTSISSIDTFITRTTNQTRTLISHRRPWREFLSFSSFSPPTSYSTAMSRLRRNLNYFRFNYSLIVLTILFLSLLWHPISMIVYLAVFVLWLFLYLSRDDPIVVFGRSIDDRLVLLGLSLVTILALVFTHVGLNVLISLIVGVSVVGLHAGFRIVDDLFLDEEDVADGGLSGFIPSSEGQPLRPTYAIV; from the coding sequence ATGTCGACCAAACCCTTACCCACCTCCACCAACCCAAACTACGGCACAattcccaccaccaccacctctacCTCCATTTCCTCCATCGACACATTCATCACACGAACCACCAACCAAACCCGAACCCTAATCTCCCACCGCCGTCCATGGCGGGAATTCCTTTCCTTCTCTTCCTTCTCTCCCCCAACCTCTTACTCCACCGCCATGTCCCGCCTCCGCCGCAACCTCAACTACTTCCGCTTCAATTACTCCCTAATCGTCCTCACCATCCTCTTCCTCAGTCTTCTATGGCACCCAATATCCATGATCGTCTACTTAGCGGTTTTCGTCCTCTGGCTATTCCTCTACCTTTCCAGGGACGACCCAATCGTCGTGTTCGGCCGTTCAATTGACGATCGATTAGTTCTTCTTGGTCTATCACTTGTTACTATTTTAGCATTGGTTTTCACTCATGTTGGGCTGAATGTGTTGATTTCGTTAATTGTTGGTGTTTCTGTTGTCGGATTACACGCCGGTTTTCGAATCGTTGACGACTTGTTCTTAGATGAGGAGGATGTTGCTGATGGTGGGTTGTCTGGGTTTATCCCCAGCTCTGAAGGTCAGCCATTGAGGCCTACTTATGCCATAGTTTGA
- the LOC110793927 gene encoding GDSL esterase/lipase At1g29670-like, producing MGLLLVTIAILVASLELNMINGEPQVPCFFIFGDSLSDSGNNNNLVTLAKANFLPYGIDFPDGHTGRFTNGRTTVDIIGDHLGLNGYIKAFPIVKEEEIVGGVNYASGSAGIRAETGFQVGDRISMDEQMNNHKEIVSRISTSLGQNNSAAHLNKCLYSVNVGSNDWMFNYFLKAPQTSTPEAYAGTLITQLSDQLNTLYDLGARKVILFGLGPLGCLPLINIQGICSSYVNDVMDMYNIKLKSLADTFNTNHSDAKFIWINTLDIVSPNNLPRPWVEDNKCTLLWNISKYVLQSTQCSMY from the exons ATGGGATTATTATTAGTGACCATTGCAATATTAGTTGCAAGCTTGGAACTAAATATGATTAATGGGGAACCCCAAGTACCTTGTTTCTTCATATTTGGAGATTCATTGTCAGATAGTGGTAATAACAATAATCTTGTGACATTGGCCAAGGCCAATTTTCTACCCTATGGAATTGACTTTCCTGATGGGCATACCGGGAGATTTACCAACGGACGAACCACCGTTGATATCATTG GTGATCATCTAGGTTTAAATGGCTACATCAAAGCCTTTCCAATTGTAAAAGAGGAAGAAATAGTTGGAGGCGTAAATTATGCATCTGGTTCTGCTGGTATTCGTGCTGAAACTGGCTTTCAAGTG GGGGATCGGATTAGTATGGATGAGCAGATGAACAACCACAAAGAAATAGTGTCAAGAATCTCAACAAGTCTAGGGCAAAACAACTCTGCAGCTCATCTGAACAAATGCCTCTACTCTGTTAATGTTGGGAGCAACGATTGGATGTTTAACTATTTCTTGAAAGCACCTCAAACGTCCACTCCCGAAGCTTATGCTGGTACCCTCATTACTCAATTATCAGACCAGTTAAAT ACTCTTTATGATCTAGGAGCAAGAAAGGTGATATTATTTGGACTTGGACCACTTGGATGTCTTCCCCTTATAAACATACAAGGGATATGTTCGAGTTATGTTAATGATGTCATGGATATGTATAACATCAAGCTAAAATCACTAGCTGATACTTTCAACACTAACCATTCTGATGCCAAATTTATTTGGATTAACACTTTGGATATTGTTTCCCCGAATAATCTTCCAAGGCCTTG GGTTGAAGATAACAAATGTACCTTGTTGTGGAATATTTCAAAATATGTTCTGCAATCCACTCAATGTTCCATGTATTGA